TCAGGTGCCGCAACACCACCGCCACCATGCGCGCATCGCCCAGGGCGTCGTGGCCGCGCGCATCCGGCACGGTCAGTCCGAAATGATCCGGCAAGGTGTTGCTGCGCAGGCGGTGGATGTCATCCAGCGCGACACCCGCCGCATGCAGCAGCGCCGCGGCATTGCCGAAGCGCGCGGCGGGCAATGGCGGCGCGATGCCGGCAACGTAGCAACTGATGGCGATCATGTTGAATTCGTCCTTGCCCCAGGACCACAGCGCATCGTCGCCCGCAAAGACCGAGAACGACCCGAGTGCCCGGTCAAGCGGCAGGCCTTCGGCGGCGACCCGCGCATTGGTCACGCCGGTCAGTCGTTCAGCCAGCGGGTCGAGCGTTACCGGCGCACCGAAACGGTCACGCGGCGCGATCACGACCGAAAAACGCTCTAGTTCCGGGAACGGCGCCGACAGGCCGATCCGCACCGCACCGATCTGGAATACCACCGGATCGGGGTCGAGCGGCCCGCACCAGAACCGCCGGGGGGCGCCGGTGGCTGTCAGGAATTCGCAGTCGTAGACGATCGCCGTGTCGGTCATCAGCCCCACAACTCCGGCGCCGGAGGGTGCACGCCCATGGTGTCATAGCGCAGGGGCGGATCGCGATCCTCGGCCAATAACAGCGGACCATCGAGATCGACGATCGCCGCGCCCTGGGCGACCAGAACCGCCGGTGCCATCGCCAGGCTGGATCCGACCATGCAACCGACCATGACGCCGAACCCCTCGGCCCGGGCGGCGTCGCGCAGGGCCAGTGCCTCGGTCAGCCCGCCGGCCTTGTCGAGCTTGATGTTGACCATGTCGTACTTGCCCCGCAGCGCCGGAAGCGAAGCGCGGTCATGGCAGCTCTCGTCGGCGCAAAGCGGCACGGGGCGGGCCAGCCCGGTCAGCGCGTCATCCGCGCCCGCCGGCAGGGGTTGTTCCACCAGCGCCACGCCCAGGCGCCGCAGGTGCGGGGCCAGATCGGTATAGACCGCCGCATCCCAGCCCTCGTTGGCATCGATGATGATCCGGGCGTCGGGGGCGCCCCGCCGCACCGCCTCCAGACGCGGCATGTCGTCGGGCGTGCCCAGCTTGATCTTCAGCAGCGGGCGATGCGCGTTGTCGCGGGCCGCCTGTTCCATCCGGTCGGGCGCGTCCAGCGACAGGGTGTAGGCCGTGATCTCGGGCCCCGGCGCCGCCAGTCCGGCAAGCTGCCAAACGGGCTTCCCGACCCGCTTCGCTTCCCAGTCCCACAACGCGCAATCCACCGCGTTTCGCGCTGCGCCCGGCGGCAAGGCGGCTTGCAGTTCCGCGCGGAGGATGCCGGCGGGAAGCGCTTCGACCTGCGCCGCGACGCTGTCCAGGCTCTCGCCATAGCGGGCATAGGGCACGCATTCGCCGCGCCCCGTGACCCCGGCACGTGCGACCGTCACCGTCAGCACCCGTGCCTCGGTCCGGCTGCCGCGCGAAATGGTGAAGGCCTGCGCCAGCCTGAAAGTATCGCGCGTAACGGTCAGGCTCATCTCCGCTCCCCTGCTTCTTCTCTTTCAAAAATACGCATTCACCGGCCTGCGCCAAGCAAACGGCCGCCGGGTCAGAGCGCCGCGAGCGCCTCGGCCAGACGTCCGGCGCCGTGGCGGAATGGGTCGACCGTCGGCAGGCCCATGCGGTCCTCGATCTCGGCGCAACAGCGTGCGGCCTCGGTCGCGCCCATGTGCTGGGTGTTGATCGATACGCCGACGACGCGGCAGGCGGGGTTGGCCACCTGCGCCAGCGGCAGCGCCATGTCGCGCACCTGTTCAAGCGTCGGCAGTGTATAGTCGGGCAGGCCGCGCATGTGGGCCCGCGTTGGTTCATGGCAGAGGATCAGCGCATCGGGCTGGCCGCCGTGGATCAACGCCAGCGACACGCCGGAGAAGGACACGTGGTGCAGGCTGCCCTGCCCCTCGATCACGTCCCAGTGGTCGGGATCGTTGTCGGGGGTCAGCCATTCCACCGCTCCGGCCATGAAATCGGCCACCACCGCGTCCAGCGGAATGCCGTCGCCGGTGATCAGGATGCCGGTCTGCCCGGTGGCGCGAAACGTGCTTTTCATGCCGCGTTCGCGCATTGCCGCATCCAGCGCCAGCGTGGTGTACATCTTGCCGACCGAACAATCCGTGCCGACCGCCAGAACCCGCTTGCCGCGGCGCTTCACACCGTTGGCGATCGGGTATTCGACCTCGGGCACGCGGACGTCGTGCAGCGCGCGGCCCGTCGCTTGGGCCACGGCGGCCAGATCGGGTTCGTCGCGCAGCAGGTTGTGCAGGCCCGAAGCCAGGTCCAGCCCTTCCTCCAGCGCCGCCACCAACACCTTTTTCCACGTCTGGCCGATCTTTCCGCCGCGGTTGGCGACGCCGATGACCAGCGTCTTGGCGCCCGCGGCGATGCCTTCGGCGAGCGTCATGTCGGGCAGTCCCAGATCGGCCTTGCAACCCTCCATGCGGAACTGGCCGACGCAATTC
This sequence is a window from Thalassococcus arenae. Protein-coding genes within it:
- a CDS encoding exonuclease: MTDTAIVYDCEFLTATGAPRRFWCGPLDPDPVVFQIGAVRIGLSAPFPELERFSVVIAPRDRFGAPVTLDPLAERLTGVTNARVAAEGLPLDRALGSFSVFAGDDALWSWGKDEFNMIAISCYVAGIAPPLPAARFGNAAALLHAAGVALDDIHRLRSNTLPDHFGLTVPDARGHDALGDARMVAVVLRHLMDRGRLHPDRMTRLGASPAPAP
- the dgcA gene encoding N-acetyl-D-Glu racemase DgcA, which translates into the protein MSLTVTRDTFRLAQAFTISRGSRTEARVLTVTVARAGVTGRGECVPYARYGESLDSVAAQVEALPAGILRAELQAALPPGAARNAVDCALWDWEAKRVGKPVWQLAGLAAPGPEITAYTLSLDAPDRMEQAARDNAHRPLLKIKLGTPDDMPRLEAVRRGAPDARIIIDANEGWDAAVYTDLAPHLRRLGVALVEQPLPAGADDALTGLARPVPLCADESCHDRASLPALRGKYDMVNIKLDKAGGLTEALALRDAARAEGFGVMVGCMVGSSLAMAPAVLVAQGAAIVDLDGPLLLAEDRDPPLRYDTMGVHPPAPELWG
- the dgcN gene encoding N-acetyltransferase DgcN, whose protein sequence is MIQTPYLLFLGDAPDPLAAKVAQGIRDWRPENCVGQFRMEGCKADLGLPDMTLAEGIAAGAKTLVIGVANRGGKIGQTWKKVLVAALEEGLDLASGLHNLLRDEPDLAAVAQATGRALHDVRVPEVEYPIANGVKRRGKRVLAVGTDCSVGKMYTTLALDAAMRERGMKSTFRATGQTGILITGDGIPLDAVVADFMAGAVEWLTPDNDPDHWDVIEGQGSLHHVSFSGVSLALIHGGQPDALILCHEPTRAHMRGLPDYTLPTLEQVRDMALPLAQVANPACRVVGVSINTQHMGATEAARCCAEIEDRMGLPTVDPFRHGAGRLAEALAAL